A portion of the Minwuia thermotolerans genome contains these proteins:
- a CDS encoding NAD(P)H-dependent flavin oxidoreductase, protein MKSPICEMLGIEFPLLAFSHCRDVVVEVSKAGGMGVLGAAGMSAEKLEQELNWIDAHIGGRPYGVDLIVPAKFASKGQTTKPGESVSKVPEEHRAFVRNLLEKHGIDPSTIVTEERLSRGTRLGDNMGDQGAGALLDVCFAHPIRLIANALGTPPPYMTERAKREGVPVAALVGAKEHAIKQVEADVDILVVAGGEAGGHCGDVSTLVLVPEIVQAVKPIRDVPILAAGGIVTGRQMAACMAMGADGAWTGSVWLTTTEAETSPVVKEKYLAASSRDTIRSKARTGKYSRQLRSAWTDAWEAEGAPAPLPMPYQSIITEPVMGRVTRLAEGGHEGAKQLASYFVGQGVGMMNETLGAGQVVQAFKEDFLGAWERMTGLFEE, encoded by the coding sequence ATGAAGTCGCCCATCTGCGAGATGCTGGGCATCGAATTCCCGCTGCTCGCCTTCAGTCATTGCCGCGACGTCGTCGTGGAGGTTTCGAAGGCCGGCGGCATGGGCGTGCTGGGCGCCGCCGGCATGTCGGCGGAAAAGCTGGAGCAGGAGCTCAACTGGATCGACGCCCATATCGGCGGGCGGCCCTATGGCGTCGACCTGATCGTGCCGGCGAAGTTCGCCTCCAAGGGCCAGACCACGAAACCGGGCGAAAGCGTCTCCAAGGTGCCGGAGGAGCACCGCGCCTTCGTGCGGAACCTGCTGGAGAAGCACGGCATCGATCCGTCCACCATCGTCACCGAGGAACGGCTGAGCCGCGGCACGCGGCTGGGCGACAACATGGGCGACCAGGGCGCGGGCGCGCTGCTGGACGTCTGCTTCGCCCACCCGATCCGGCTGATCGCCAACGCCCTGGGCACGCCACCGCCCTACATGACCGAGCGGGCCAAGAGGGAAGGCGTGCCGGTCGCCGCGCTGGTCGGCGCCAAGGAGCACGCCATCAAGCAGGTCGAGGCCGATGTCGACATCCTGGTGGTCGCCGGCGGCGAGGCCGGCGGACATTGCGGCGACGTCTCGACCCTGGTGCTGGTGCCGGAGATCGTGCAGGCGGTGAAACCCATTCGCGACGTGCCCATCCTGGCCGCCGGCGGCATCGTCACGGGCCGGCAGATGGCGGCCTGCATGGCCATGGGCGCGGACGGGGCCTGGACGGGCTCGGTCTGGCTGACGACCACGGAGGCCGAGACCTCGCCCGTGGTGAAGGAAAAGTATCTCGCCGCCTCCTCGCGCGACACCATCCGCTCCAAGGCCAGGACGGGGAAATACTCGCGCCAGCTCCGCTCGGCCTGGACCGACGCCTGGGAGGCCGAAGGCGCGCCGGCGCCCCTGCCCATGCCCTACCAGTCGATCATCACCGAGCCCGTCATGGGGCGGGTGACGCGGCTCGCCGAAGGCGGCCACGAGGGCGCGAAGCAGCTCGCTTCCTACTTCGTCGGCCAGGGCGTCGGCATGATGAACGAGACGCTCGGCGCCGGGCAGGTGGTCCAGGCCTTCAAGGAAGACTTCCTCGGCGCCTGGGAGCGGATGACGGGGCTGTTCGAGGAATGA
- a CDS encoding flavin-containing monooxygenase: MSVAEDRAAPARADLRFAVIGAGMSGILAAIRLEEAGFRNVEIFERESKLGGTWRDNTYPGLSCDVPSHVYRYRFAPNPDWSYRFSPGPEIWEYLNRVAHDYGIARRVRYDTEIARAEWDDGVWKVTPKGGETEIFDIVITATGVLRDPVYPDIPGLEDFEGPMFHSARWDHSHDWRGKRVGLIGTGSTAIQITSAIAKEVGKLSLFQRTPQWVVPVENPEITEREREALRKDPKRMDDLYEFLADRFQNTFARAVVGDKEELDKVARACEEHLATVKDPELRRKLTPDYQVACKRLIMSDTFYREVQRDTVELVTEKIERIEKNGVRTADGRLHELDMLVCATGFEAHKFMRPMEVVGRGGHTLEEEWSEANRAYRSVAVPDFPNFFMMVGPNSPIGNFSLIMISEMQFDFIMQLVDRIASGEAREVEPTREATNRFNKAIQDAMVNTVWVAGCSSWYLDKNGNPAMWPWDFERFEREMQAPDLKDFRLVA; this comes from the coding sequence ATGAGCGTTGCCGAAGACCGCGCCGCGCCCGCCCGCGCCGATCTGCGCTTCGCCGTCATCGGCGCCGGCATGTCCGGCATTCTGGCGGCGATCCGGCTGGAGGAAGCCGGCTTCCGGAATGTCGAGATCTTCGAGCGGGAATCGAAGCTGGGCGGCACCTGGCGCGACAACACCTATCCGGGGCTGAGTTGCGACGTGCCGAGCCACGTCTACCGCTACCGCTTCGCGCCGAACCCGGACTGGTCGTACCGCTTCTCGCCCGGTCCGGAGATCTGGGAATATCTGAACCGCGTCGCCCATGATTACGGCATCGCCCGGCGCGTCCGCTACGACACCGAGATCGCGCGCGCCGAATGGGACGACGGCGTCTGGAAGGTCACGCCGAAGGGCGGCGAGACGGAGATCTTCGACATCGTCATCACCGCGACCGGCGTGCTGCGCGATCCCGTCTATCCCGACATTCCGGGCCTGGAGGACTTCGAGGGACCGATGTTCCACTCGGCCCGCTGGGACCACAGCCACGACTGGCGCGGCAAGCGCGTCGGCCTGATCGGCACCGGCTCCACGGCGATCCAGATCACCTCGGCCATCGCGAAGGAGGTGGGCAAGCTGTCGCTGTTCCAGCGCACGCCGCAATGGGTCGTGCCCGTCGAGAACCCGGAAATCACCGAGCGCGAGCGGGAGGCCCTGCGCAAGGACCCGAAGCGCATGGACGACCTCTACGAGTTCCTGGCCGACCGCTTCCAGAACACCTTCGCCCGCGCCGTGGTGGGCGACAAGGAGGAGCTCGACAAGGTGGCCCGGGCCTGCGAGGAGCACCTGGCGACGGTCAAGGATCCGGAGCTGCGGCGGAAGCTCACGCCCGACTACCAGGTCGCCTGCAAGCGGCTGATCATGTCCGACACCTTCTACCGGGAAGTCCAGCGCGACACCGTCGAACTGGTGACCGAGAAGATCGAGCGCATCGAGAAGAACGGCGTGCGCACCGCCGACGGCCGCCTGCACGAACTGGACATGCTGGTCTGCGCCACCGGTTTCGAGGCCCACAAGTTCATGCGCCCGATGGAGGTCGTCGGCCGCGGCGGCCACACGCTGGAGGAGGAATGGTCGGAGGCCAACCGCGCCTACCGCTCGGTCGCCGTGCCCGACTTCCCGAACTTCTTCATGATGGTCGGGCCCAACAGCCCGATCGGCAATTTCTCGCTGATCATGATCTCGGAGATGCAGTTCGACTTCATCATGCAGCTTGTCGACCGCATCGCCAGCGGCGAGGCGCGCGAGGTCGAGCCGACCCGCGAGGCCACAAACCGCTTCAACAAGGCGATCCAGGACGCCATGGTGAACACCGTCTGGGTCGCCGGCTGCTCCAGCTGGTACCTGGACAAGAACGGCAACCCGGCGATGTGGCCCTGGGATTTCGAGCGCTTCGAGCGCGAGATGCAGGCGCCGGATCTCAAGGACTTCAGGCTGGTGGCATGA
- a CDS encoding CaiB/BaiF CoA transferase family protein: protein MDDLPLVGIRVLDLTRVRAGPTAVRQLADWGAEVIKIEVPDSAGGDGGLGGPREGPDFQNLHRNKRSMTLNLKDRRGRQILLDMARQADVVVENFRPDVKKRLKIDHKALKSVNEGLIYCSISGFGQDGPYEKRPGVDQIAQGMGGLMSITGQPGRGPMRVGIPVADLTAGLLAAQGILMALIQRQRTGRGQWVRTSLLQAQVFMLDFQAARWLVGGEVAGQVGNEHPTGVPTNAWATADGHINVAPAGDRLYTRFCNAVGAPELIEHPDFATGALRYRNRAALNERIAEILAGRTTAEWVELLNAAGVPCGPINAIDEVFEDPQVRHLGMARQVEDDGDPLSLVGQAIEMDGCAPRLTRRAGAKGADTVAILKETGYDAETIEGFRRDGVI from the coding sequence ATGGACGATCTGCCGCTGGTCGGGATCCGCGTACTGGATCTCACACGCGTGCGCGCCGGACCGACGGCGGTGCGCCAGCTCGCCGACTGGGGCGCCGAGGTCATCAAGATCGAGGTGCCCGACAGCGCCGGCGGCGACGGCGGCCTGGGCGGCCCGCGGGAGGGTCCGGACTTCCAGAACCTGCACCGCAACAAGCGCTCCATGACGCTGAACCTCAAGGACCGGCGCGGCCGCCAGATCCTGCTCGACATGGCCCGCCAGGCCGACGTGGTGGTGGAGAACTTCCGCCCCGACGTGAAGAAGCGGCTGAAGATCGACCACAAGGCGCTGAAGTCGGTGAACGAGGGGCTGATCTACTGCTCCATCTCCGGTTTCGGCCAGGACGGCCCCTATGAAAAGCGCCCCGGCGTCGACCAGATCGCCCAGGGCATGGGCGGGCTGATGTCGATCACCGGACAGCCCGGCCGGGGGCCGATGCGCGTCGGCATTCCCGTAGCCGATCTGACCGCAGGCCTGCTGGCCGCCCAGGGCATCCTGATGGCCCTGATCCAGCGCCAGCGCACGGGCCGCGGCCAGTGGGTGCGCACCAGCCTGTTGCAGGCGCAGGTCTTCATGCTGGACTTCCAGGCCGCGCGCTGGCTGGTCGGCGGGGAGGTCGCCGGCCAGGTCGGCAACGAACATCCGACCGGCGTGCCGACCAACGCCTGGGCGACCGCCGACGGCCACATCAACGTCGCCCCCGCCGGCGACCGCCTCTACACCCGCTTCTGCAATGCGGTGGGCGCGCCGGAACTGATCGAGCATCCCGATTTCGCCACCGGGGCGCTGCGCTACCGCAACCGCGCGGCGCTGAACGAACGCATCGCCGAGATACTGGCCGGCCGGACCACCGCGGAATGGGTCGAACTGCTCAACGCCGCCGGGGTGCCATGCGGTCCGATCAACGCCATCGACGAGGTCTTCGAGGATCCGCAGGTGCGCCATCTCGGCATGGCCCGCCAGGTCGAGGACGACGGCGACCCGCTGAGCCTGGTCGGCCAGGCGATCGAGATGGACGGCTGCGCGCCGCGCCTCACCCGCCGCGCGGGCGCCAAGGGCGCCGACACGGTGGCGATCCTGAAGGAAACCGGCTACGACGCCGAGACCATCGAGGGTTTCCGCCGCGACGGCGTCATCTGA
- a CDS encoding tetratricopeptide repeat protein has translation MLMTAASAASAQTAAPTYAEKCEAAGHPDWAFGGEDTPLQYRPLFGCSERSGPRRDADRQFVEELKAKGFSDARLGDELIGMGWKWLGAGQLPAALNRFNLAFEYAPENGEVYQGIAIVMANAGMPPRVAGYWFRQAVEAPEGRSGRFADYGQFLTMQGDYDAARPQLQKALEKEPGHAWAMMHLAHGYFEQGKVEAGCDMVERIAAAAPPPGGDAARFRELVGHWRGRAAKAGCE, from the coding sequence ATGCTGATGACTGCCGCCTCCGCCGCGTCCGCCCAGACCGCGGCGCCGACCTACGCGGAGAAGTGCGAGGCCGCCGGCCATCCGGACTGGGCCTTCGGCGGCGAAGACACGCCGCTCCAGTACAGGCCGCTGTTCGGCTGCAGCGAGCGTTCCGGCCCGCGCCGGGACGCCGACCGGCAGTTCGTCGAGGAATTGAAGGCGAAGGGATTTTCGGACGCGCGGCTGGGCGATGAACTGATCGGCATGGGCTGGAAATGGCTCGGCGCCGGACAGCTTCCGGCGGCGCTGAACCGCTTCAACCTGGCCTTCGAATATGCGCCGGAAAACGGCGAGGTCTATCAGGGTATCGCCATCGTCATGGCCAACGCCGGGATGCCGCCGCGGGTCGCCGGGTACTGGTTCCGCCAGGCGGTCGAGGCGCCCGAGGGCCGCTCGGGCCGCTTCGCCGACTACGGCCAGTTCCTGACCATGCAGGGCGACTACGACGCCGCGCGTCCGCAGCTCCAAAAGGCGCTGGAGAAGGAACCCGGCCACGCCTGGGCGATGATGCACCTCGCCCATGGCTATTTCGAACAGGGCAAGGTCGAGGCCGGCTGTGACATGGTGGAGCGGATCGCGGCCGCCGCCCCGCCGCCGGGCGGCGACGCGGCGCGCTTCCGGGAACTGGTCGGCCACTGGCGCGGCCGCGCCGCAAAGGCCGGCTGCGAGTAG
- a CDS encoding acyl-CoA synthetase has protein sequence MTLPLAPLHEAVAAALPEREAIVFRDRRLTYAEVAERSRRLANFLLSQDITIHRPRSELENWESGQDHVALYMFNCNEYVEALLGGYKARAVPFNVNYRYVREELEYLLNDADAKAIVYHGCFAPVVREVLADVPTCRLLIQVDDGSGQPLLEGAFDYEAVLAESSPGPTGQTCEPDDLFILYTGGTTGMPRGVLWRQADAYLSQMGGRYDGVNVVGSLDEAVRRAVNKKRYTIFPPPPFMHGAGKYLALRTLFEGNTLLIQNVTDRFDPADVLSLAEKERANLMLAIGDAFGRPLLDELRRKPYDTSSLKFVTNTGAIMSKGVKAGLMEMIPGLTIIDSLGSSETGIQAQNVSGAKAGVERGDFRTMADTRVMAEDRRRFLEPGEPAAGWLAIGGRVPYGYYGDEAKTKETFPEIAGVRYVIGGDKVRLLENGEIEYFGRDSVTINSGGEKIFAEEVEEALKHHPAVADVLVAGRPSERWGQEVVALVQLANGASPDPAALNAEAAKHIARYKLPKAFRFVDRVGRSANGKPDYRWAKQQAEGAA, from the coding sequence ATGACTCTCCCCCTCGCGCCCCTGCACGAGGCCGTCGCGGCCGCCCTGCCCGAACGGGAGGCGATCGTCTTCCGCGACCGGCGGCTGACCTACGCCGAGGTCGCCGAGCGTTCCCGGCGGCTGGCCAATTTCCTGCTCTCGCAGGACATCACGATCCACCGCCCACGCAGCGAGTTGGAGAACTGGGAGTCGGGACAGGATCACGTCGCGCTCTACATGTTCAACTGCAACGAATACGTCGAGGCCCTGCTCGGCGGCTACAAGGCGCGCGCGGTCCCCTTCAACGTCAACTACCGCTATGTCCGCGAGGAGCTGGAGTATCTGCTGAACGACGCCGACGCGAAGGCGATCGTCTATCACGGCTGCTTCGCGCCGGTGGTCCGGGAGGTGCTGGCCGACGTGCCGACCTGCCGGCTGCTGATCCAGGTCGATGACGGCTCCGGCCAGCCACTGCTGGAGGGCGCCTTCGACTACGAAGCGGTGCTGGCGGAGAGTTCACCGGGACCCACCGGCCAGACCTGCGAACCCGACGACCTGTTCATCCTCTATACCGGCGGCACCACCGGCATGCCCCGGGGCGTGCTCTGGCGTCAGGCCGACGCCTATCTCAGCCAGATGGGCGGCCGCTATGACGGCGTGAACGTGGTCGGCAGCCTGGATGAAGCGGTCCGGCGCGCCGTGAACAAGAAGCGCTACACCATCTTCCCGCCGCCGCCCTTCATGCACGGGGCGGGCAAGTACCTGGCGCTGAGGACCCTGTTCGAGGGCAACACGCTGCTGATCCAGAACGTCACGGACCGCTTCGATCCGGCGGACGTGCTTTCGCTGGCCGAGAAGGAGCGGGCCAATCTGATGCTGGCGATCGGCGACGCCTTCGGCCGCCCGCTGCTCGACGAACTGCGCCGCAAGCCCTACGACACCAGCAGCCTGAAATTCGTGACCAACACCGGCGCGATCATGTCGAAGGGCGTGAAGGCCGGCCTGATGGAAATGATCCCCGGGCTCACCATCATCGATTCCCTCGGCTCGTCCGAGACCGGCATCCAGGCGCAGAACGTCTCCGGCGCGAAGGCGGGGGTGGAGAGGGGCGACTTCCGCACCATGGCCGACACGCGCGTGATGGCCGAAGACCGCCGCCGTTTTCTCGAGCCCGGCGAGCCGGCGGCGGGCTGGCTCGCCATCGGCGGACGCGTGCCCTATGGCTACTACGGCGACGAGGCGAAGACGAAGGAGACCTTCCCGGAGATCGCCGGCGTGCGCTACGTCATCGGCGGCGACAAGGTGCGGCTGCTGGAGAACGGCGAGATCGAGTATTTCGGCCGCGACTCCGTGACCATCAACTCGGGCGGGGAGAAGATCTTCGCCGAGGAGGTCGAGGAGGCGCTGAAGCACCATCCGGCCGTCGCCGACGTTCTGGTCGCCGGCCGGCCCAGCGAGCGCTGGGGTCAGGAGGTGGTCGCGCTGGTGCAGCTCGCCAACGGCGCGTCGCCGGACCCGGCGGCGCTCAACGCCGAGGCGGCGAAGCACATCGCCCGCTACAAACTGCCCAAGGCCTTCCGCTTCGTGGACCGGGTCGGACGCTCGGCCAATGGCAAGCCGGACTATCGCTGGGCGAAGCAACAGGCGGAGGGCGCGGCATGA
- a CDS encoding acyl-CoA dehydrogenase family protein — protein sequence MELNLSPEYEAFREAVRAFLSERGPEAPRGTRDPRDPKRLAWQKTLIEHGYAARTIPAEYGGYGAEPDILKSRIIAEEFAAAGVPGGIASQGISMLVPTLLELGTEEQKRQWIGPTLRGEVVWCQGYSEPGAGSDLASLRTSATVEDGHFVINGQKIWTSTAQEADMMFALVRTEPEAPKHRGISFLLLSMATPGIEVRPLKTMTGSATFNEVFFTDVRVPVGQIVGERGQGWQVANAVLTHERGMLGDPNAGLNRLGAIIRLMETETVDGYRVMDNPVFRDRLIRLQAEVHAMKFHGLRLMTMTQRGESKGLAGLIVKLQGCELNHQLAALAIDVMGELGVLYEEGEYLRDGGNWQYRYMFDLGLIIGGGTAQIQKNIIAERGLGLPREPKPARA from the coding sequence ATGGAACTGAACCTCAGCCCTGAATACGAGGCCTTCCGCGAGGCGGTGCGCGCCTTCCTGAGCGAACGCGGCCCCGAGGCGCCGCGGGGCACGCGGGACCCGCGCGATCCGAAGCGGCTGGCCTGGCAGAAGACGCTGATCGAACACGGCTACGCCGCGCGCACCATCCCCGCCGAATATGGCGGCTACGGCGCCGAGCCGGACATCCTGAAATCGCGCATCATCGCGGAGGAATTCGCCGCCGCCGGCGTGCCGGGCGGCATCGCCAGCCAGGGCATCTCCATGCTGGTGCCGACGCTGCTGGAGCTGGGGACGGAAGAGCAGAAGCGGCAATGGATCGGCCCGACGCTGCGCGGCGAGGTGGTCTGGTGCCAGGGCTATTCGGAGCCGGGGGCGGGCAGCGATCTCGCCAGTCTGCGCACCTCGGCGACGGTCGAGGACGGTCATTTCGTCATCAACGGCCAGAAGATCTGGACCTCGACGGCGCAGGAGGCGGACATGATGTTCGCGCTCGTCCGCACCGAGCCGGAGGCGCCGAAGCATCGCGGCATCTCCTTCCTGCTGCTGTCGATGGCGACGCCGGGCATCGAGGTCCGGCCGCTCAAGACCATGACCGGCTCGGCGACCTTCAACGAGGTCTTCTTCACTGACGTCCGCGTGCCAGTCGGGCAGATCGTCGGCGAACGCGGCCAGGGCTGGCAGGTCGCCAACGCGGTGCTGACCCACGAACGCGGCATGCTGGGCGACCCGAACGCCGGGCTGAACCGCCTCGGCGCCATCATCCGTCTGATGGAGACCGAAACCGTCGACGGCTACCGGGTGATGGACAATCCGGTCTTCCGCGACCGGCTGATCCGCCTCCAGGCGGAGGTTCACGCCATGAAGTTCCACGGGCTCAGGCTGATGACCATGACCCAGCGTGGGGAATCGAAGGGTCTTGCCGGACTGATCGTGAAGCTGCAGGGCTGCGAACTGAACCATCAGCTCGCTGCGCTCGCCATCGACGTGATGGGGGAACTGGGCGTGCTCTACGAGGAGGGCGAATACCTCCGCGACGGCGGCAACTGGCAGTACCGCTACATGTTCGATCTCGGGCTGATCATCGGCGGCGGGACGGCGCAGATCCAGAAGAACATCATCGCCGAACGCGGCCTCGGCCTGCCGAGGGAGCCGAAACCGGCGAGGGCGTGA
- a CDS encoding enoyl-CoA hydratase, with protein MQLSTTKMKAEARDGVGWIIFNQPEKRNAVSVEMWAAVPQIMAYYDADPEVRCVVLKGAGEQAFIAGADISEFGEKRNSPEATKHYDAVSAEAHRALALSPKPTIAMINGFCIGGGVAVALSTDIRIAADNGRFAVPAARLGLGYGAGGLKRLIDVVGPAFAKEIFFTARQFDAAEALAMGLVNRVVPAAELESYVLDYARRIAENAPLTIRAAKMTIDELLKDAERRDLAACEAAISQCFASADYAEGRTAFMEKRKPRFRGV; from the coding sequence ATGCAGCTCAGCACGACGAAAATGAAGGCCGAGGCCCGCGACGGCGTCGGCTGGATCATCTTCAACCAGCCGGAAAAGCGGAACGCCGTCTCGGTGGAGATGTGGGCCGCGGTGCCGCAGATCATGGCCTACTACGACGCGGACCCGGAGGTGCGCTGCGTGGTGCTGAAAGGCGCGGGCGAGCAGGCCTTTATCGCCGGCGCCGACATTTCCGAGTTCGGCGAGAAGCGCAACTCGCCCGAGGCGACGAAGCACTACGACGCCGTCTCGGCCGAGGCGCACCGGGCGCTGGCGCTCTCGCCCAAGCCGACCATCGCCATGATCAACGGCTTCTGCATCGGCGGCGGCGTCGCCGTGGCGCTGTCGACCGACATCCGCATTGCCGCCGACAACGGCCGTTTCGCGGTGCCTGCGGCGCGGCTAGGGCTCGGCTATGGCGCGGGCGGACTGAAGCGGCTGATCGACGTGGTGGGCCCCGCCTTCGCCAAGGAGATCTTCTTCACCGCGCGCCAGTTCGACGCCGCCGAGGCGCTGGCCATGGGCCTGGTCAACCGCGTCGTCCCGGCCGCCGAGCTGGAGAGCTACGTGCTCGACTACGCGCGCCGCATCGCCGAGAACGCGCCGCTGACCATCCGCGCCGCCAAGATGACCATCGATGAATTGCTGAAGGACGCCGAGCGGCGCGACCTCGCCGCCTGCGAGGCGGCGATATCGCAGTGCTTCGCCAGCGCCGATTACGCCGAGGGCCGCACCGCCTTCATGGAAAAGCGCAAGCCCCGTTTCCGCGGGGTGTAG
- a CDS encoding crotonase/enoyl-CoA hydratase family protein: protein MAVVETERREHILIITLNRPEARNAVNGEVARGIEAAIDELENDRELWVGIIASSGKVFSAGADLKAVSAGKGNELWTDRGGFAGLVKRDRTKPLIAAANGAALAGGCEIVLACDMCVAAEEAVFGVPEVKRSLIPGAGGLFRLPRAVGPAVGMELMLTGDPIPAARAYELGLVNKVVPQAKLMDEALALAGRITANAPLAVQAAKKITERALTDTDDQLWAASAASMKELSKTEDYKEGPRAFIEKREPVWQAK, encoded by the coding sequence ATGGCCGTCGTCGAGACCGAACGCCGCGAACACATCCTGATCATCACGCTGAACCGTCCGGAGGCGCGCAACGCCGTCAATGGCGAGGTCGCCCGCGGCATCGAAGCGGCGATCGACGAGCTGGAGAACGACCGCGAACTCTGGGTCGGCATCATCGCATCCTCGGGCAAGGTCTTCTCCGCCGGCGCGGACCTGAAGGCGGTCTCGGCAGGCAAGGGCAACGAGCTCTGGACCGACCGCGGCGGCTTTGCCGGCCTGGTCAAGCGCGACCGCACCAAGCCGCTGATCGCCGCCGCCAATGGCGCGGCGCTGGCCGGCGGCTGCGAGATCGTGCTGGCCTGCGACATGTGCGTCGCCGCCGAGGAGGCGGTCTTCGGCGTGCCGGAGGTCAAGCGGTCGCTGATCCCCGGCGCCGGCGGGCTGTTCCGCCTGCCGCGCGCGGTGGGCCCGGCCGTCGGCATGGAGCTGATGCTGACCGGCGACCCGATTCCGGCCGCCCGCGCCTACGAGCTCGGCCTGGTCAACAAGGTCGTGCCGCAGGCGAAGCTGATGGACGAGGCGCTGGCGCTCGCCGGCCGCATCACCGCCAACGCGCCGCTGGCCGTGCAGGCGGCGAAGAAGATCACCGAACGCGCGCTGACCGACACCGACGATCAGCTCTGGGCCGCCAGCGCCGCGTCGATGAAGGAGTTGTCGAAGACGGAAGACTACAAGGAAGGCCCCCGCGCCTTCATCGAGAAGCGCGAGCCGGTCTGGCAGGCGAAGTGA
- a CDS encoding enoyl-CoA hydratase/isomerase family protein, producing the protein MSGLPETTMLLLNRDGSRLDLTLNNPERRNALSGEMVDELHQVLDAIAPDRSIRTVVMRGAGGMFCAGGDIKGFKAGFQADADPKAIAASNRTFGDFLIKLNNLPQVVVMLVEGAAMGGGLGLVCVSDVAIATAETRFSMTETSLGIPPAQIAPFVAERLGVTQARRLMLTGARFKGGTAAELGLVHFCEADTAALEARLDEVLGEIDRCAPGANAATKDIVLTSRREPLAATLDMAADHFAACMLSDEGREGVGAFLEKRKARWIERQ; encoded by the coding sequence ATGAGCGGACTGCCCGAGACGACGATGCTGCTGCTGAACCGGGACGGTTCGCGGCTGGACCTGACGCTGAACAACCCCGAGCGGCGCAACGCCCTTTCGGGGGAGATGGTCGACGAACTCCATCAGGTCCTCGACGCCATCGCGCCCGACCGCTCCATCCGCACCGTGGTCATGCGCGGGGCCGGCGGCATGTTCTGCGCCGGCGGCGACATCAAGGGCTTCAAGGCCGGCTTCCAGGCCGACGCCGACCCGAAGGCCATCGCCGCCTCCAACCGCACCTTCGGCGACTTTCTGATCAAGCTGAACAACCTGCCGCAGGTCGTCGTCATGCTGGTGGAGGGCGCCGCCATGGGCGGCGGCCTGGGGCTGGTCTGCGTCTCCGACGTCGCCATCGCAACCGCCGAAACCCGCTTTTCCATGACCGAGACCAGCCTCGGCATTCCGCCGGCCCAGATCGCGCCCTTTGTCGCCGAACGGCTGGGCGTCACCCAGGCGCGGCGGCTGATGCTGACCGGCGCGCGCTTCAAGGGCGGAACGGCGGCCGAACTGGGCCTGGTGCACTTCTGCGAGGCCGACACGGCGGCGCTGGAGGCGCGGCTGGACGAGGTGCTGGGCGAGATCGACCGCTGCGCCCCGGGCGCGAATGCGGCTACCAAGGACATCGTGCTCACCAGCCGCCGGGAACCGCTGGCGGCGACGCTGGACATGGCCGCCGACCACTTCGCGGCCTGCATGCTCTCCGACGAAGGCCGGGAGGGCGTCGGCGCCTTCCTGGAGAAACGCAAGGCGCGCTGGATCGAACGGCAGTAG